The Bacteroides fragilis NCTC 9343 genome includes the window TATTATTCCCCAATTTATTCATATTATCTTCTATTTGTAGGATAAGTGATAAAATTACAGGATTCCCAAATAAATAAAATGCTATCTTTTTGCATCATATTTTATCCTGTCACTTACTATATGTCTAATTGTATATTTCGACAATTAAAAAGGAGTATATCGAAAAAATAAAACTATATTTGTAATATCTATAAAATTTAAATCAAATGAAAAATATTTTTTTAATAATTGGAATATCACTGTTTTTTAATGGCAGCCTATATGCTCAGTCCGATGGCTGGTCTCCTAAGGATCATAATTTAATTAAGTCTGTACGTGAGGACGGACGATTCTTAAGTTCTTATGGTGTAGTGCATGCCATGCTCAGAAATACTGAGCCACGCTATGCTTTTCATAGAGACTTTTCTCCCAAAGAATTTCGAAAATGGCAAAAGGGACTTCGCCATGCGATGGAAGAAATAATGAAATTTCCTCAAATAAAAAACTCTCCAGCTCCTGTCTGTATAAAAAGAGAACAGCGGGAAGGGTATCGATTAGAAAAATGGGAATTTTATCCGCTTCCCAAATGCGTTTCTACTTTTCTTGTTTTAATACCTGATAATATAAACAAGCCCGTACCTGCCATTTTGTGTATTCCCGGTTCCGGAGGAAATAAGGAGGGACTTGCAGGTGAACCGGGGATAGCTCCCAAATTGAATGACCGGTACAAAGATCCGAAACTGACCCAAGCCCTCAACTTTGTAAAAGAAGGGTATATAGCAGTGGCAGTAGATAACCCGGCTGCCGGAGAAGCCTCAGACCTTGAGAGATATACATTGGGCTCTAATTATGATTACGATGTTGTATCTCGCTATCTTTTAGAGTTGGGATGGAGTTATTTGGGATATGCTTCATATTTGGATATGCAGGTTTTAAATTGGATGAAGACCCAGAAGCATATTCGTAAAGATCGCATTGTAGTAAGTGGATTTTCTCTGGGAACCGAACCAATGATGGTATTGGGTACGCTTGATACTTCAATTTATGCTTTTGTTTACAATGATTTCTTATGTCAAACTCAAGAACGGGCGGAAGTAATGACTATGCCTGACAAAAACGGACGTCGTCCATTCCCTAATTCTATACGCCATTTAATACCTGATTTCTGGAAAAATTTTAATTTTCCGGACATCGTAGCGGCTTTGGCACCCCGTCCTATCATACTGACTGAAGGAGGATTAGATCGAGACTTGGACCTTGTGAGAAAAGCGTATGCTATAGTAGGCACTCCCGACAACGTGAAAATATATCATTATAAGAAGTTCTCAGATCCGGATACACGAAAAAATGTAGAATATTTACCTGAAGGACTAGATCGTAATGAATATTTTCGGATGGTAAATGTAGATGGTCCCAATCATTATTTTAAATCAGAACTGGTTGTACCTTGGTTGAGAAAATTATTGGAAGAAAGATGAAATATAATTGAAATCTAAACAAGCTATTTAAAAGAAAAGCGGAATACACATTACGTGCATTCCGCCCTCTACCATAATCGCATATTGAGAAATACCTATCGATTATTATTTGTATCCGGGTGTTTGCTCCAGTGCGGGGTCTTTATTCAACATTGTTTTTTCAATTGGCCACAAAAGTTTATGTGCTTCTGTAGATTTATTCAATATCGGGGCATCTCCCAAAAGACTTCCTTCTTTGCAGAAAACCAAAGGTGTTCCCCCCTTAGTCAAAGTCATACGTCGTAAATCCCACCAACGTTGTCCTTCTTGGATAAATTCTTTATCTTTCTCATGCAAAATAGCCAATTCATTAGTTGTAAAATCTGCCGTTTCCGGATATGCATACAGAGTTTCATCCCATGCATTGCCATAGGCACGTTTTCTTACCAGGTTGATGTATTTGGCAACAGCTGCATTATCTCCTTCCATGTTTGCTATTTCTGCAAGAGTAAGATAAACCCACGGCAGGCGATAGAAGATATAGTCACCACAGTAAACACGGGCTCCCTGTGCATTTACATAACCTATATTTTTACGTACATGTGTTCCATAGAGAGATAACTCACCTGTTTTGCCATCTTTATTGTATGAGGCGATAAAGGTCGCTTCCTTACGGGTATCTGCATCATCAAAATTTTGATAAACAGCTTTGTTGTATTCATACGTCTGATTGCCAGTATTCTGTATGTCTAAAGCATCACCAAATACTTCACCATTGGCTTGATATCTGTTTTTGGTACTACCGGTACCTACATTATAAGTAAATGTACCATTACTATTGGTTGCTTCACCTTCTAAGAAACGAATGGCAAATATAATCTCGTCATTTGCCTTGTTTTTGGCATTGAATACTTGTGAAAAGTCATCCAGCATTTTCAGATTATAATTATTCAATACACTTTCAAGGTGGGTTTTAGCTATAGTCAGATCAGCAGGATTTGCTACGTCATCTCCTGTGGTTACTTTAGAAGTCCACAAATAAACTTCTCCCATTAAACATTCGGTTGCAGCTTTTGACCAATACACCTTTTTGCCACGTTTGTATGGATCAAAATCATTCATATTTCCAAAATACTCCATCGATTTATTCAAATCGCTTTTTATTTGGGTCATTACTTCTTTGGGGGTCGAACGGGCCATATACAGTTTATTAGGATCAATAACTCCTTCAACAACATCAGCCGTCAAACGCAAAGGTACCCCGCCATAGATGCGGTATAGATCAAAATAATAGAAAGCACGTAAACCGTACACTTCTCCCAAATAGAAGTTTTTCATTTCATCGGACAGATAGGTGGCATCCGTAACGCGTGCTATGAAAAGATTCAAGTTAGTAATACGGCCGAATAAATCTCCGAACTTACTTACTCCGGTATGTGTTTCATCAAAATTTTGCAAAATAATATCACCATTACTAACTCCCATGCCATCACTACTTGCACCGGTGATGAAACGTCCACCACGAAGTTCTCCGAATGTGATTGTATGTTGCCATGCCGCATCGCGTAAATGCTTATGAATACCATCTATATAGGCGGTAGCCTGGGCTTCTGTTTTCCAATAAGACCCACTTCCGTAGTAATCAATCGGAGACAGATCCAATTTATCGGCACATGACGTTACTAACAGCCCCGAAGATGCCACCAGTAAACCATATAATATTGTAGATTTTATTCTTTTCATATATTTTTCTTTTTAAATCAGTTAAGCATTAGAAAGTTACATTCAATCCGAACAGGAGGGTTCTTGGTAAAGCATATCCTGAACCTGCACTTGAAACCTCAGGAGAAGCTACATTAGCCGATGTGATATATCCCAGATTCTGTCCGGTGATCGACACATCCACCTTTTGACAGTAAGCCTTGTTTGCCCATGCTTTAGGTAAAGAATAACTCAAAGATATTTCACGGATAGCCAAATAATTACCTTTATAAGCAAATAATGTGGAAGTACGATAATAGTTTGCATTCATAAGCTGGTCAGCATACACAAATCGCGGATATTTGGCATTCGGATTCTCTTCAGACCAAGTGTTGAATACATCTTTGGTCGTATTGTAAGTTCCTTGCATACAACCCAAGAACCAAGGGGTAGTATTATCATAGATCCAGTAATCAAATGCAAAATCAAAGCGTCCGTACAGTTGGAAGTTTTTCCAGCGCAATGTGGTGTTGAAACCACCAATCCAATGCGGATTTGTATTTCCCACAACAACCTGATCATAATTATCAATCATACCATCACCATTTATATCTCTCCATTTCACATCTCCGGGCTGAATGGGTAATGCATTCTTTTGCTCTGCGGAACTCAACTTCTTCCAAGCTTCCGGTCCATACATCTTTTTACCGAAATAGTTACCGGATGTGACTACCAAGTCTCCGGGAATTTCATCCCAACTGCGATAAAGCCCATCGGCTTTATATGCAATTAACACACCGGGTTCATAACCTTCCTGATTACCGCCGACCCAAATCTTCTCATATGTGCCATCAGATAATTGCCTTCCACTGTATATTTGAGCGGCATCCTGTTGATTGCGAATTAAGCCATTATCCGGCAACGAAACTATTTTGTTTTTATTGAACGATATGTTTCCACCCAAATCCCAACTCCAATCTTTGGTTTTTAGGATTTTTCCCGACAGTTCTATTTCCACACCACTATTACGAAATTTTCCGTTATTGTTCTTAATTGACGAGAAACCTGTTGTAGAAGGTAAACTTAAGTTGGCATACTTGTCTGAAGTTAAACGATTATAATAGGTAAAGTTTGCGTTCAGGCGATTCTCAAAAAAACTCATATCTATACCGACTTCTGCAGTACGGGTTTTCTCCCATTTCAAACCCGGGTTGGGTAGTGCACCGATTAAGAAGCCGACATTTCCATTATATTTCTGAGAATTGTAAGATCCCTGTAAGTCATAGGCGCCAATTCCGGTTGCGTTACCATTTACACCATAACTCGCACGTAATTTACCAAATGACAGGAAAGGCAGAGCATTTTTTACGAAATTTTCTTGTCCAAAAATCCATCCGGCAGAAACTCCCGGGAAAAATCCCCAACGGTTGTCACCTAATAAAGATGAATATCCATCCTGACGGAAGACAGCAGAAAGTAAATAACGGCCTTTATAGTCGTAATTCAGACGTCCGAAATAAGAAAGAATACGATAATCGCTATGTCCTGAATCAATGGAACGTTTCCCTTCTCCATTATCTGTCAATGA containing:
- a CDS encoding alpha/beta hydrolase family protein — protein: MKNIFLIIGISLFFNGSLYAQSDGWSPKDHNLIKSVREDGRFLSSYGVVHAMLRNTEPRYAFHRDFSPKEFRKWQKGLRHAMEEIMKFPQIKNSPAPVCIKREQREGYRLEKWEFYPLPKCVSTFLVLIPDNINKPVPAILCIPGSGGNKEGLAGEPGIAPKLNDRYKDPKLTQALNFVKEGYIAVAVDNPAAGEASDLERYTLGSNYDYDVVSRYLLELGWSYLGYASYLDMQVLNWMKTQKHIRKDRIVVSGFSLGTEPMMVLGTLDTSIYAFVYNDFLCQTQERAEVMTMPDKNGRRPFPNSIRHLIPDFWKNFNFPDIVAALAPRPIILTEGGLDRDLDLVRKAYAIVGTPDNVKIYHYKKFSDPDTRKNVEYLPEGLDRNEYFRMVNVDGPNHYFKSELVVPWLRKLLEER
- a CDS encoding RagB/SusD family nutrient uptake outer membrane protein; its protein translation is MKRIKSTILYGLLVASSGLLVTSCADKLDLSPIDYYGSGSYWKTEAQATAYIDGIHKHLRDAAWQHTITFGELRGGRFITGASSDGMGVSNGDIILQNFDETHTGVSKFGDLFGRITNLNLFIARVTDATYLSDEMKNFYLGEVYGLRAFYYFDLYRIYGGVPLRLTADVVEGVIDPNKLYMARSTPKEVMTQIKSDLNKSMEYFGNMNDFDPYKRGKKVYWSKAATECLMGEVYLWTSKVTTGDDVANPADLTIAKTHLESVLNNYNLKMLDDFSQVFNAKNKANDEIIFAIRFLEGEATNSNGTFTYNVGTGSTKNRYQANGEVFGDALDIQNTGNQTYEYNKAVYQNFDDADTRKEATFIASYNKDGKTGELSLYGTHVRKNIGYVNAQGARVYCGDYIFYRLPWVYLTLAEIANMEGDNAAVAKYINLVRKRAYGNAWDETLYAYPETADFTTNELAILHEKDKEFIQEGQRWWDLRRMTLTKGGTPLVFCKEGSLLGDAPILNKSTEAHKLLWPIEKTMLNKDPALEQTPGYK